The Nocardia arthritidis genome has a window encoding:
- a CDS encoding cytochrome P450 produces the protein MNPHARPESTADPEKSTRRVDAFPGISAQPATVPRRRRRLSTFGRTIDPAIPGPKGRPVIGLLPEFRRDPFESVRGWAREYGDVFHVPLPVWNLVMVNHPDLVTEVMNNREGRYSMIGPGEKPIAMTVGSALPMMEGERFRKRRRMLTPMFGRKHLARIADTIVDEFTRRIERWDRYADTGEIVDLQHEIAQVTLPAFLRAMYSTRPDDKRIDQADHDIRLLMRTVAFAVFLSGPPNPLPIGANSLPLTLFRLTRLVDGLVAERVLHPSDDTDLLGLLLDIRYDDGTGLSRRDLRVELIALMGGGYETVVSSLSHTLAQLCINPEPAQRLYDEIDGLGGAAPTLDDLSRLTWAKACFDEGQRLQGHPMNPRLAMRDSELGGFQIPAGTLVGTPVYTLHRDERWWKDPDVYDPTRFTDPSHPARPNNAFIPFGAGPHHCIGSGMAYMNAQFLLALIFQRYRLETPAGWKPKHASTFSITLDGGLPVRISRRTA, from the coding sequence ATGAACCCGCACGCTCGTCCCGAAAGCACCGCCGATCCCGAGAAATCAACTCGCCGAGTCGATGCGTTTCCCGGCATTTCGGCCCAACCGGCTACCGTGCCGCGTCGCCGCCGTCGGCTGAGCACGTTCGGCCGGACCATCGACCCGGCGATACCGGGACCGAAGGGGCGGCCCGTCATCGGTCTGTTACCCGAATTCCGCAGGGACCCTTTCGAATCCGTGCGCGGATGGGCCCGCGAATACGGTGACGTGTTCCACGTGCCGCTTCCGGTGTGGAACCTGGTCATGGTCAATCACCCGGATCTGGTCACCGAGGTGATGAACAATCGGGAGGGTCGCTACAGCATGATCGGCCCCGGCGAAAAGCCGATCGCCATGACCGTCGGATCCGCCCTGCCGATGATGGAGGGCGAGCGGTTCCGCAAACGCCGCCGCATGCTCACCCCGATGTTCGGCCGAAAACACTTGGCGCGCATCGCCGATACCATCGTCGACGAGTTCACCCGCCGCATCGAACGCTGGGATCGATATGCCGATACCGGTGAGATCGTGGATCTACAGCACGAGATCGCGCAGGTGACGCTGCCCGCGTTCCTGCGAGCCATGTACAGCACCCGACCCGACGATAAGCGGATCGACCAGGCGGATCACGACATCCGGTTGCTCATGCGGACGGTGGCCTTCGCGGTATTCCTCTCCGGGCCGCCCAATCCGCTGCCGATCGGCGCAAACAGCCTGCCGCTCACCCTGTTTCGGTTGACGAGGCTCGTCGATGGGCTCGTCGCGGAGCGCGTGCTCCATCCGAGCGATGACACCGACCTGCTGGGGCTGCTGCTGGACATCCGCTACGACGACGGCACCGGGCTCAGCCGCCGTGACCTGCGGGTCGAACTGATCGCGCTGATGGGCGGCGGGTACGAGACCGTCGTCTCCTCCCTGTCGCACACGCTGGCCCAGCTGTGCATCAATCCCGAACCGGCGCAGCGACTTTACGATGAGATCGACGGATTAGGCGGGGCCGCACCGACTCTCGACGATCTTTCGCGGTTGACCTGGGCCAAGGCGTGTTTCGACGAGGGCCAACGCCTACAGGGCCACCCGATGAACCCACGACTGGCCATGCGCGACAGCGAACTCGGCGGATTCCAGATCCCGGCAGGCACTTTGGTCGGCACACCGGTCTATACCCTGCACCGCGACGAACGGTGGTGGAAGGACCCGGACGTCTACGATCCCACCCGCTTCACCGACCCGTCGCATCCGGCGCGACCGAACAACGCGTTCATACCCTTCGGCGCGGGTCCGCACCACTGCATCGGTTCGGGCATGGCCTATATGAACGCGCAGTTCCTGCTCGCGCTGATCTTCCAGCGGTACCGGCTCGAGACCCCGGCGGGCTGGAAACCCAAGCACGCCTCCACCTTCTCCATCACCCTCGACGGCGGCCTGCCCGTCCGGATCTCCCGGAGAACGGCATGA
- a CDS encoding ferredoxin — protein sequence MSPAHVEVDQNVCQSAGYCIRTAPTVFAADADGIVALRDGDHLTAGPIEIPEDRTELVDRAAWDCPAAAITIS from the coding sequence ATGAGCCCGGCCCACGTCGAGGTCGATCAGAACGTCTGCCAGTCGGCCGGGTACTGCATACGCACGGCGCCGACGGTCTTCGCCGCCGATGCCGACGGCATCGTCGCGCTCCGCGACGGAGACCACCTGACCGCCGGACCGATCGAAATACCCGAGGACCGAACCGAATTGGTCGATCGGGCGGCCTGGGACTGCCCGGCCGCCGCCATCACGATCAGCTGA
- a CDS encoding oxygenase MpaB family protein, which yields MFGPGSLFYESYGDRRGYLVAPVEGLLQLMYPALGRGVEQHSAFYGEPLQRLFRSVPQIQGTIFDGRAATETAHRIREFHRDIKGAMPDGSRYHALDPETYFWAHATFIDAAFRATDLYFARPYNAEEKAAVYREGVRWWRMYGLSERVVPPTYGDFRDYWDHMLHNVIQPTPAATELVRFFREPGSMPQPWVPRWLWRSTGPLTGLAWLQVGAGALPPVVREMFDIPWTKANQLAFDTFRKTVAYTWPVLPYRLRITPRARAAYRRDGRLGIDAARRRVHAHTSAA from the coding sequence ATGTTCGGTCCCGGATCGCTATTCTACGAAAGTTACGGCGATCGCCGCGGCTACCTGGTCGCGCCGGTCGAAGGGCTGCTGCAATTGATGTACCCGGCCCTCGGTCGCGGCGTGGAACAACATTCGGCGTTCTACGGCGAACCACTGCAACGGCTGTTCCGCTCGGTGCCACAGATACAGGGCACCATCTTCGACGGTCGCGCCGCCACCGAAACCGCCCATCGGATAAGGGAATTCCATCGCGACATCAAAGGCGCCATGCCCGACGGCAGCCGCTATCACGCCCTGGATCCGGAAACCTACTTCTGGGCGCACGCCACCTTCATCGACGCGGCCTTCCGCGCCACTGACCTGTACTTCGCCCGGCCGTACAACGCCGAGGAAAAGGCCGCGGTCTATCGCGAGGGCGTGCGGTGGTGGCGCATGTACGGTCTGAGCGAGCGGGTGGTGCCGCCGACCTACGGCGACTTCCGCGACTACTGGGATCACATGCTGCACAACGTGATCCAACCAACCCCCGCGGCCACCGAGCTGGTGCGCTTCTTCCGCGAACCCGGATCGATGCCCCAACCCTGGGTGCCGCGATGGCTGTGGCGTTCGACCGGGCCGCTGACCGGCCTGGCCTGGTTACAGGTCGGCGCGGGCGCCCTGCCGCCGGTGGTGCGCGAAATGTTCGACATCCCGTGGACGAAAGCCAATCAGCTCGCCTTCGATACCTTCCGCAAGACCGTCGCCTACACCTGGCCGGTGCTGCCTTACCGGCTGCGGATTACACCCCGGGCCCGCGCCGCCTACCGGCGCGACGGTCGGCTGGGGATCGACGCGGCCCGTCGACGCGTACACGCCCACACCTCCGCCGCCTGA
- a CDS encoding 2Fe-2S iron-sulfur cluster-binding protein — MSDPMNLELRRTGVTVRVPPESTALEALEDHGIAVDSMCRTGICGTCETTVLGAEFASAAIPASILSGPGRCTVRLCIAEPGPLTRLIIDL; from the coding sequence GTGTCCGATCCGATGAACCTGGAACTGCGCCGAACAGGTGTCACGGTGCGGGTGCCACCGGAATCGACCGCCTTGGAAGCGTTGGAGGACCATGGTATCGCGGTGGACTCGATGTGCCGGACCGGAATCTGCGGAACCTGCGAAACCACCGTGCTCGGAGCGGAATTCGCCTCGGCCGCGATCCCCGCATCGATCCTGTCCGGCCCGGGGCGATGCACGGTGCGGCTGTGCATCGCCGAACCCGGGCCGCTCACCCGGCTGATCATCGATCTGTAG
- a CDS encoding oxygenase MpaB family protein, protein MHSTETPAAAHPFDYYYRPGMALRPPPPRATASELWFAPRRKMLSPWIDVRPTPADTPRTRMMADHLWQGDEAMDGVVAAFRRIGTARGRRMFDRALDHGIDAIADPPPELVTLFEQLDNPPDWFDPELWEYGRRLWLNVSTAGKLAMGVQDFMGTFVGAEVASATGATGRFVNDPYRRNLETSTWFWNVTRPGCMDRWSPVFKDTVRVRLMHAQVRSGLRKAWGEEHFARHGNPISNATMMGAAVTFGISPMCFDHVHGRRFSTAQFDAAMHYWAYIAYVFGVAEELIPHTALAGMEMSDYMVATAGVAPEWTGTMAGAATKRLRGSGIRTRLAAGATAPLLGMLAYYSSEDLVRTLISDTPLRSVPIQLWVTLAAVASTANVWLRAVDDRLPGARWRMTRRTDGDDPAWRLNTRITRLLAERAGIRDTPYDHHDGTADGPARCPIR, encoded by the coding sequence ATGCACTCCACCGAAACACCGGCCGCGGCCCATCCTTTCGACTACTACTACCGGCCCGGCATGGCACTGCGTCCACCGCCGCCGCGCGCGACAGCTTCCGAGCTCTGGTTCGCGCCGCGGCGAAAGATGTTGTCCCCCTGGATCGATGTGCGACCGACCCCGGCCGACACCCCGCGCACCCGCATGATGGCCGACCATCTCTGGCAGGGCGACGAGGCGATGGACGGCGTGGTCGCCGCGTTCCGCCGGATCGGTACCGCGCGCGGTCGGCGGATGTTCGATCGAGCCCTCGACCACGGTATCGATGCGATCGCCGACCCGCCGCCGGAACTGGTGACGCTGTTCGAACAGCTGGACAATCCACCGGATTGGTTCGATCCGGAGCTGTGGGAATACGGGCGCCGGCTATGGCTCAACGTGTCCACCGCGGGCAAGCTCGCGATGGGAGTGCAGGATTTCATGGGCACTTTCGTCGGCGCGGAGGTGGCCTCGGCGACCGGTGCCACCGGTCGGTTCGTCAACGACCCGTACCGGCGCAATCTCGAAACCTCGACCTGGTTCTGGAACGTCACCCGTCCCGGGTGCATGGACCGCTGGTCACCGGTGTTCAAGGACACCGTGCGGGTCCGGCTCATGCACGCGCAGGTCCGGTCCGGTCTCCGAAAGGCTTGGGGTGAAGAGCATTTCGCGCGGCACGGCAATCCGATCTCCAATGCCACCATGATGGGCGCCGCGGTCACCTTCGGCATCTCGCCGATGTGCTTCGACCATGTACACGGCCGCCGGTTCAGCACAGCCCAATTCGATGCCGCGATGCACTACTGGGCTTATATCGCATACGTTTTCGGTGTCGCCGAGGAGCTGATCCCGCACACCGCGCTGGCGGGCATGGAGATGTCCGACTACATGGTGGCCACCGCGGGGGTCGCGCCGGAATGGACCGGCACGATGGCCGGTGCGGCGACGAAACGCTTGCGCGGCAGTGGGATTCGTACCCGGCTCGCGGCCGGGGCGACCGCTCCGCTGCTGGGCATGCTGGCCTACTACAGCAGCGAGGATCTGGTACGAACCCTGATCTCCGACACACCGTTGCGGTCGGTACCGATCCAGCTCTGGGTGACGTTGGCCGCCGTGGCGTCCACCGCGAACGTGTGGTTGCGCGCGGTCGACGATCGGCTGCCCGGCGCCCGATGGCGGATGACGCGCAGAACCGACGGCGATGATCCGGCGTGGCGGCTCAACACCCGCATCACCAGGCTCCTCGCCGAACGCGCCGGGATTCGTGACACGCCATACGACCATCACGACGGCACTGCGGACGGTCCGGCACGGTGTCCGATCCGATGA
- a CDS encoding oxygenase MpaB family protein, translating to MMLHAGSVARQQPTPLGPDSLTWQIFGSLYFAPTGLFLGMVQNMHPGLGAGVEFHSRIQDEFYQRVFRSAYPILGVVFDGSRARETAREIVDHHRDIKGIDAEGRRYHALDPGTFYWAHAVFFMETLRAGDLFMGGLTAAQKEQLWREQYQWYEMYGMSMRVVPRSWPEFQQYWNDMCENMLEPTKAAWDVWHLADNAPVPIFPILRRMPKPLWEWVARPAGSGFYKFVTIGLCDPAIRRTMGFRWTDRDQRRFDRICRLFSAMNAITPDEVKYFAPRIRAGRRRAAGKRPATLPPPEAPELYWPAPEFRHDPKHYCPVHADFGADPVTRFRQATGF from the coding sequence ATGATGTTACATGCGGGCAGCGTGGCCCGCCAGCAGCCGACACCGCTCGGACCCGACTCGCTGACCTGGCAGATCTTCGGATCGCTGTACTTCGCGCCGACGGGCCTCTTCCTGGGGATGGTGCAGAATATGCACCCCGGGCTCGGCGCGGGAGTCGAATTCCATTCGCGCATTCAGGATGAGTTCTATCAGCGCGTCTTCCGCTCGGCGTATCCGATTCTCGGTGTGGTTTTCGACGGCTCACGCGCCAGGGAAACGGCACGGGAAATCGTCGACCACCACCGCGATATCAAGGGGATCGATGCCGAGGGCCGCCGCTATCACGCCCTCGACCCCGGCACCTTCTATTGGGCGCACGCGGTGTTCTTCATGGAAACCCTGCGCGCGGGCGACCTTTTCATGGGCGGGCTGACCGCGGCGCAGAAAGAGCAGCTGTGGCGTGAGCAGTATCAGTGGTACGAGATGTACGGCATGAGCATGCGGGTGGTGCCGCGGAGCTGGCCGGAATTCCAGCAGTACTGGAACGACATGTGCGAGAACATGTTGGAGCCGACCAAAGCGGCATGGGATGTCTGGCATCTCGCCGACAACGCGCCGGTACCGATCTTCCCCATACTGCGTCGCATGCCGAAACCGTTGTGGGAGTGGGTGGCTCGCCCGGCAGGCTCCGGATTCTACAAGTTCGTCACGATCGGACTGTGCGATCCCGCTATCCGGCGGACGATGGGATTCCGGTGGACCGATCGCGACCAGCGTCGTTTCGACCGGATCTGTCGCCTGTTCTCGGCGATGAACGCGATCACGCCCGACGAGGTGAAGTACTTCGCACCGCGCATCCGTGCCGGACGCCGACGCGCGGCCGGGAAGCGTCCCGCTACCCTGCCGCCGCCGGAAGCGCCGGAATTATATTGGCCCGCACCGGAATTCCGGCACGATCCGAAGCACTACTGCCCGGTGCACGCGGATTTCGGCGCCGACCCGGTGACGAGATTCCGGCAGGCGACGGGATTCTGA
- a CDS encoding TetR/AcrR family transcriptional regulator, whose translation MAARRPAATRKIPRQQRSREMVRRIIDAGQAVLIDHGYEGASTNRIAAAADISPGSLYQYFPNKDAIIAAVIDRYHAELTARIGDSVMAGLTQPPEIAGPTAIAALLDALSEHPRLLRAVVEHTPRLDSAHTVHAFEHQIGEIARAALRMRKQSLPDDIDADATAWLLVRAVEHLTIRYVLDRPPIPRDRFLTDITRLISNFFLTAPPSTQTAW comes from the coding sequence ATGGCCGCACGACGCCCCGCCGCCACGCGCAAGATCCCGCGCCAGCAGCGTTCCCGCGAGATGGTGCGCCGGATCATCGACGCCGGTCAGGCCGTCCTCATCGACCACGGATACGAGGGAGCGTCGACCAATCGCATCGCCGCGGCCGCCGACATCAGCCCGGGGTCGCTCTACCAGTACTTCCCGAACAAGGATGCGATCATCGCCGCGGTCATCGACCGATACCACGCGGAGCTCACCGCCCGCATCGGCGACAGCGTCATGGCAGGCCTCACCCAACCACCCGAAATCGCTGGGCCCACGGCGATCGCCGCCCTGCTCGACGCGCTGAGCGAACACCCTCGGCTCCTGCGCGCGGTCGTCGAACATACGCCCCGGCTCGACTCCGCCCACACCGTGCACGCCTTCGAACACCAGATCGGTGAGATCGCCCGAGCCGCCTTGCGCATGCGCAAACAATCCCTACCCGACGATATCGATGCCGACGCGACGGCCTGGCTACTGGTGCGCGCCGTCGAACACCTCACCATCCGCTACGTCCTGGACCGGCCGCCCATCCCCCGCGACCGATTTCTCACCGATATCACCAGGCTGATCAGCAATTTCTTCCTCACCGCGCCGCCATCGACCCAGACCGCGTGGTAA
- a CDS encoding alpha/beta fold hydrolase — MAPVAPRTLSLPDRAICIAEYGDPTGDPVLYNHGVPGSHIEAIAFDEAAAAAKLRIIAIDRPGIGGSPPVPLRRVVQWADVVAALADRLGLDRFAVVGVSGGGPYALACAHNLADRVTAAVVVSSIAPLDDIPGQRRGSLAMLRRFPFMARPVAARMAAQIRKPGGVAATIARMAPVDRARVTADPRLATELETNIGEAFRQGGRGFAMDLRLLFTRPWGFRLADITVPVRIWHGAADHNVPVSDGRRLAALLSNSRIDIVSDAGHLLFIDHTAAILESVRIGDADRP, encoded by the coding sequence GTGGCCCCAGTCGCTCCACGAACCCTCAGCCTGCCGGACCGCGCGATATGCATTGCCGAATACGGCGATCCGACAGGCGATCCGGTGCTTTACAACCACGGCGTACCCGGTTCGCATATCGAGGCGATCGCCTTCGACGAGGCGGCCGCGGCGGCGAAACTGCGCATTATCGCGATCGATCGTCCAGGGATCGGGGGTTCCCCGCCGGTGCCCCTTCGACGAGTTGTCCAGTGGGCCGATGTCGTTGCCGCGCTGGCCGATCGGCTCGGGCTGGATCGGTTCGCGGTCGTCGGGGTCTCCGGCGGCGGCCCATATGCGCTTGCTTGCGCGCACAATCTGGCCGACCGCGTCACCGCGGCGGTGGTGGTCAGCTCCATCGCGCCCCTCGACGATATTCCTGGGCAGCGACGTGGCAGTTTGGCGATGCTGCGGCGGTTTCCGTTCATGGCGCGACCCGTTGCCGCGCGAATGGCCGCACAGATCCGCAAACCCGGCGGTGTCGCCGCGACCATCGCCCGGATGGCGCCGGTAGATCGTGCGCGGGTAACCGCCGATCCGCGGCTGGCCACCGAACTCGAGACCAACATCGGCGAGGCATTCCGCCAAGGCGGCCGCGGCTTCGCCATGGACCTGCGGTTATTGTTCACTCGCCCATGGGGTTTCCGCCTCGCCGACATCACGGTGCCGGTCCGTATCTGGCACGGCGCCGCCGACCACAATGTGCCCGTATCCGATGGCCGTCGACTCGCAGCCCTCTTATCGAACAGTCGAATCGATATCGTCTCCGATGCCGGACACCTACTGTTCATCGACCACACCGCCGCGATCCTCGAATCGGTCCGCATCGGCGACGCTGATCGACCATGA
- a CDS encoding serine hydrolase domain-containing protein, translating into MAIVTAAGAFCGVDAMAAPLADRAALRRAMDDLVAAGAVGVQLRIHDESGDWTGSSGVAEIGRPEPPSTDGRFRIGSITKIFVSTVVLQLVGEGRLCLDDPVRDHLPEYGIDPRITVRMLLQHTSGLFDYTGETNPDGTEEAGIPLRGAEFVDNKLRGYTLGELARFALARPARFAPGAQWRYSNTDYILAGLLIERLTGTPYAWQIYGRIIVPLGLWSTWLPGEDPHIPDPHAHGYYLYQRDGKDELADITELNPSWGGSAGEIISTTADLDRFMTALLGGRLLAPNLLDMMRTPVPEPKKSAGYGLGLGVLRVRPNCEVVGHDGGIHGYLSELLSTADGGRRLAMSVTIREDPDSVSTAFTEALASIGTSLCE; encoded by the coding sequence GTGGCGATCGTGACGGCGGCGGGTGCGTTCTGCGGTGTCGATGCGATGGCCGCGCCGCTCGCCGATCGTGCCGCTTTGCGGCGGGCGATGGACGACCTCGTCGCCGCGGGTGCGGTGGGTGTGCAATTGCGGATACACGACGAATCCGGCGATTGGACGGGTAGTTCCGGTGTGGCCGAAATCGGTAGGCCGGAGCCGCCGTCGACCGACGGGCGGTTCCGGATCGGCAGCATCACCAAGATATTCGTATCCACCGTGGTGTTGCAGCTGGTCGGCGAGGGCAGGCTCTGTCTCGACGATCCGGTGCGCGACCACCTTCCCGAATACGGCATCGATCCGCGGATCACCGTGCGAATGCTGTTGCAGCACACCAGCGGACTGTTCGACTACACCGGCGAAACGAATCCCGACGGCACCGAGGAGGCCGGAATCCCGTTGCGGGGTGCGGAATTCGTCGACAACAAGCTGCGCGGGTACACCCTCGGCGAACTGGCCCGCTTCGCGCTGGCCAGACCGGCGCGGTTCGCGCCCGGCGCACAGTGGCGGTACTCGAACACCGACTACATTCTCGCCGGACTCCTCATCGAAAGGCTCACCGGCACACCGTACGCATGGCAGATCTACGGGAGAATCATTGTGCCGCTCGGGTTGTGGAGCACCTGGCTGCCGGGGGAGGATCCGCATATCCCGGATCCGCACGCCCACGGCTACTACCTCTATCAGCGCGACGGAAAAGACGAACTGGCCGATATCACCGAGCTGAACCCGTCGTGGGGCGGATCGGCGGGCGAAATCATCTCCACCACAGCCGATCTCGACCGTTTCATGACGGCGCTGCTCGGTGGCCGGTTGCTGGCGCCGAATCTGCTCGACATGATGCGCACGCCCGTTCCGGAGCCGAAGAAGTCGGCCGGGTACGGCCTCGGGCTCGGGGTGCTGCGAGTGCGGCCGAACTGCGAGGTCGTCGGGCACGACGGCGGAATCCACGGCTACCTCTCCGAATTGTTGAGCACCGCTGACGGCGGCCGCCGTCTCGCGATGTCGGTGACGATCCGGGAGGATCCCGATTCGGTATCGACGGCATTCACCGAGGCGTTGGCCTCGATCGGGACCAGCCTGTGCGAATGA
- a CDS encoding ABC-F family ATP-binding cassette domain-containing protein, producing the protein MAHLDIADLDYFLPDGRQLLDGVSFRIGDGVKAALIGPNGTGKTTLLGIIAGDLTADGGAVTRSGPLGVMRQFIGQINDESTVCDLLLSVAPQPVRAAAHALDASENALIERDEEPTQLAYSQALADWVDVGGYEVEAFWDVVTTAALGIGFDRAKWRPVRSLSGGEQKRLILEALFAGPDEVLLLDEPDNYLDVPGKQWLERMIAESAKSVLFVSHDRELIANTATRIVTLEPGVSGATAWIHGGGFASYQQAREERNTRLAELRRRWDEELAKLRALVLRLREKAKFNDGMAARYHAAQTRLAKFEAAGPPQAVPLRQNVSVRLRGGRTGKRALVCTGLELTGLMRPFDAEIWYGDRVAVLGANGSGKSHFLRLLAAGGSDPEIEQRPVQDLELMPVPHTGNAVLGARVRPGYFAQTHFRPDLVGNTLLEILHAGNEHRDGMGRETASRVLDRYGLARAAEQRYDDLSGGQQARLQILLLELSGVTMLLLDEPTDNLDLHSADALEQAIAEFAGTVIAVTHDRWFARGFDRFLVFGSDGDVYETDTPVWDEGRVRRAR; encoded by the coding sequence GTGGCGCACCTGGACATTGCCGATCTCGACTACTTCCTCCCGGACGGACGTCAGCTGCTCGACGGGGTGAGCTTCCGGATCGGCGACGGTGTCAAAGCCGCACTCATCGGCCCGAACGGCACCGGCAAGACCACGCTGCTCGGGATCATCGCCGGTGATCTCACCGCGGACGGCGGCGCGGTGACCCGGTCGGGGCCACTGGGGGTGATGCGGCAATTCATCGGCCAGATCAACGACGAATCGACGGTCTGTGATCTGCTGCTTTCGGTTGCGCCGCAGCCTGTTCGCGCGGCGGCGCACGCGCTCGACGCCAGCGAGAACGCACTGATCGAACGTGACGAGGAGCCGACGCAGCTGGCGTATTCGCAGGCACTGGCCGACTGGGTCGACGTCGGCGGATACGAGGTCGAGGCGTTCTGGGACGTCGTGACCACCGCCGCGCTCGGTATCGGCTTCGATCGGGCCAAGTGGCGGCCGGTGCGTTCGCTCAGCGGCGGCGAACAGAAACGATTGATCCTCGAGGCGCTGTTCGCCGGTCCCGATGAGGTGCTGCTGCTCGACGAGCCGGACAACTACCTGGATGTCCCGGGCAAGCAGTGGCTGGAACGGATGATCGCCGAATCGGCCAAGTCGGTGCTGTTCGTCAGCCACGACCGGGAACTGATCGCGAATACCGCCACCAGGATCGTCACGCTGGAGCCCGGAGTCAGTGGTGCGACGGCATGGATCCACGGCGGCGGCTTCGCGAGCTATCAGCAGGCGCGCGAAGAGCGCAACACACGATTGGCCGAATTGCGCAGGCGCTGGGACGAGGAACTCGCCAAGCTGCGGGCGCTGGTGCTGCGGTTGCGCGAGAAGGCGAAGTTCAACGACGGTATGGCCGCGCGCTATCACGCCGCGCAGACCAGGCTGGCCAAATTCGAGGCGGCCGGGCCACCGCAGGCGGTTCCGTTGCGGCAGAACGTATCCGTGCGGTTGCGCGGCGGGCGAACCGGTAAGCGCGCACTGGTGTGCACCGGGCTCGAGCTCACCGGATTGATGCGGCCGTTCGACGCCGAGATCTGGTACGGCGACCGCGTTGCGGTGTTGGGCGCCAACGGATCCGGTAAATCGCACTTCCTGCGGCTGCTCGCGGCGGGTGGTTCCGATCCGGAGATCGAACAGCGTCCGGTTCAAGATCTGGAGCTGATGCCGGTGCCGCACACCGGAAATGCGGTGCTGGGCGCGCGAGTGCGCCCAGGTTACTTCGCGCAGACGCATTTTCGGCCGGACCTGGTGGGCAATACGCTGCTCGAGATTCTGCACGCGGGCAACGAGCATCGCGACGGAATGGGGCGCGAGACCGCGAGCCGGGTGCTCGACCGGTACGGGCTGGCTCGCGCCGCCGAGCAGCGCTACGACGATCTCTCCGGCGGTCAGCAGGCCCGGTTGCAGATCCTGTTGCTCGAATTATCAGGCGTAACAATGCTTTTGCTCGACGAACCCACCGACAACCTGGACCTGCACTCCGCCGACGCGCTGGAGCAGGCCATCGCCGAGTTCGCGGGCACGGTCATCGCGGTCACCCATGACCGGTGGTTCGCGCGCGGATTCGATCGCTTCCTGGTCTTCGGATCCGATGGCGACGTCTACGAAACCGATACGCCGGTCTGGGATGAAGGTCGGGTGCGGCGAGCACGCTGA